AAAAACACTGGATGATATTAAAAAACTGATTGCTTATGCAACCAGTAATAAAATTTCATTGGTACCCAGAACTGCAGGCACTTCACTCGCCGGACAGGTTGTGGGAAGCGGAATTATTGTCGATACTTCGAAGCATTTCACCAAAATTCTGGAAATTAATGCTGAGGAACGTTATGTCAGGGTTGAGCCGGGCGTTGTGCGCGATGAACTGAATATGGCTTTAAAACCATATGGGCTTTATTTCGGTCCGGAGACGTCTACGGCAAACCGCGCTATGATCGGGGGAATGGTTGGAAATAATTCCTGTGGATCCAATTCCGTAGTATATGGAAGTACGCGCGAACATTTGCTGGAAGTAAAAGCAATTCTGGCGGACGGAAGTGAGGTAACTTTTGGTACAGAAAGCACTGTCGATTTTAAAAATAAACTTTCAATTACAAACGGGCAGCTTTCTCTTGCCGATAAAATTTATTCCAAAACTTTTGAAATTTTATCGAATCCAGCCAATCAGGTCGAGATCAGAAAAGAATTTCCAAAACGCAGCGTAGAAAGAAGGAATACCGGTTATGCGCTGGATATGCTTTTGGAAACGGAACCTTTTACGCATTTTCCTGAAAATGGGGAAAATGCGGTTCCTTTTAATATGTGTAAACTTATTGCCGGATCAGAAGGTACACTTTGTTTTCTGACTGAAATCAAATTAAACATTATCCCGCTTCCTCCGACGACACAAGGATTATTGTGCGCTCATTTTAAGACGATTGACGAAGCTTTAAGAGCTACCATTCTGGCTTTAAAATATAAACCGCAGGCTGTTGAGCTGATTGATAACTATGTTCTTGAATGTGCCGCCACAAATAAAGAACAAAAGGCAAACGCATTTTTTGTCCAGAATACTGAGGCGGGAGAATATCCTGCAATTCTGGTTGTGGATCTTTCCAGAGAAACAAAAGAAGAAGTAGAAGCACTGGCCGAAGCTTTGAGAGCCGATTTTATTGAAGCCGGCATGGGTTATCACTATCCGCTTTTATTTGGGGATGATACCAAAAAAATCTGGACACTTAGAAAAGCAGGATTAGGTTTGCTGAGTAATCTTCCGGGTGACGAAAAAGCTGTGGCCGTGATTGAAGATACCGCAGTGGATGTTTATGATCAGCCTCAGTACATTATTGAATTCAATGACATTCTCAAAAAACATGGTATGTCAGCAGTGCATTATGCGCATGCCGGATCGGGAGAATTACATCTTCGTCCGATTATCAATTTAAAGACAAAAGAAGGTCACCAGCAATTCAGAACCATCGCAGAAGAAATTGCGACGCTGGTTAAAAAATTCCAGGGTTCACTTTCCGGTGAACATGGAGACGGACGTTTGCGCGGCGAATTTATTCCGCAAATGGTTGGACAGCATAATTATGAATTGTTTAAGGAAATAAAACGGACCTGGGATCCTCATAATATTCTGAATCCGGGAAAAATCGTTGATACGCCGCCAATGGACAGCTTTTTACGTTACGAGGCGGATCACTTTGTACCGGAGTTCAAAACTTATTTCCGTTTTAAAGATCAGACTGTTTTGCAGCACGCAGAACAATGCAACGGATCAGGCGATTGCCGGAAAACGGAGATGAGCGGTGGAACGATGTGTCCAAGTTTCATGGCGACACGAAATGAAAAAGATACAACGCGTGCAAGAGCCAATATTCTGCGGGAAATGCTGACAAATTCTCCCAAAGAAAACCGGTTTGACAATAAAGAAATCAAGGAAGTATATGATCTCTGCCTGGCCTGCAAAGGTTGCAAAGGCGAATGTCCTTCCAATGTGGATGTCGCGAAATTGAAAATGGAATTTCTTCAGCATTATCATGACGAGCATGGCGTTCCAATGCGCTCGTGGCTGGTTGGGAATTTTTCAAAACTTAACGGTTTGGCCAGTTATGTTCCGTGGGCTTATAATTTGATATATAAAAATGCGCCGCTTCGGAAAATTGCCAATAGCATCGTCGGTTTTCACCCGGAGCGTACCATGCCGTTGTTAAAAAACACAACACTTCGTGCCTGGTATGATAAAAGAGCAAAGAGTAAGAAACCGGCAAGTTCATCCGCCCGTCAGGTTTATCTTTTCTGTGACGAGTTTACCAATTTTAATGACGTTGAAATTGGAATAAAAGCAATCATGGTTTTGGAAAAACTGGGTTATGAAGTAATCATTCCTAACCACGGAACATCCGGAAGACCTCAACTTTCGAAGGGATTATTAAAAGACGCAAAGAAAATCGCAGAAGAAAATATCCGTTTGTTAAAAGATATCATTTCTCACGACGCGCCATTAATCGGTATTGAGCCGTCTGCAATTTTAACTTTCCGCGACGAATATCCTGATCTTGTTCGGGAAGATATGGTGGAAGATGCCAAAAAACTTGCGCTTAATGCTTTGCAGTTTGATGAGTTTGTTTCAAGGGAAATTGAGCTGAAACGCATTTCGAAAGATTCGTTCAGTAAGGAAAAACGAGTGATCAAGTTACACGGTCATTGTCAGCAAAAGGCGATTTCCAGTATGATACCAACGAAAAGAATGCTTTCATTACCGGAAAATTACACCGTTCAGCTAATTCCTTCGGGATGCTGCGGAATGGCGGGATCTTTCGGATATGAAAAGGAGCATTATGATATTTCCATGCAAATTGGAGAGCTTGTACTTTTCCCAACGGTTAGGAAACAGGCTGATGATGTAATTATTGCTGCTCCCGGAACAAGCTGCCGTCACCAGATTCATGATGGTACTGGACGCAAAGCGATGCATCCGGCAGAAATATTATTTGAAGCTTTGGTTTAGATAAATATAGATTAAGTCAAAAAACATTTGATTAATCTATATTTATTTTCAAACTGATTTAATTACCTTAGAGTTAAATCATAAACTAAAAATCATGACATTAACAGTTAGCAGTAAACTCGCCGATTTTCAGGACGAACTGCGTCTGGATTTAGCCATAGATTTGGATGATGACTCATTTTATGATTTTTGTCAACGGAATCCTGAACTTCGATTTGAACGAAATCCCGACGGTACAATTATCATTATGCCACTTACAGGAGGAAAGACAGGAATTCGAAATTCAGAATTATCATTTGAACTGGTTTTGTGGAACAGAAAACATAAGCTGGGACAGGTTTTCGATTCTTCAACTGGATTTAAATTTCAAAACGGAGCTACGCGATCGCCAGACATGGCTTGGATTAGCAACAATCGATGGAATACACTAAGTCCGCAGGAACAAGATAAATTTCCACCTATTTCACCAGACTTCGTGGTGGCGTTAATGTCTGCCACAGATAAATTGAAAACTGTTCAGGACAAGATGCATGAGTATATAAATAATGGTGTATTACTTGGGTGGCTCATAAATCCGAAAACCCAAGAGGTATTCATTTATCGTGAAGACGGAACGGTAGATCGTATTCACAATTTTAACAACTTATTGTCCGGAGAAAATATTCTTCCCCATTTCGAATTCGACCTTACGCTGCTACTCTAAAAAATTACTGTTCTACGTAATCCAGATCCTTACCATACGTTTCTTCCATTTTCCAAAGCGAAAGTAAAGCAAGTACAAAACACACGATCCCTACACTTGCACCTGCCTGGAGAACACCCCAGTCAGGTTTCAGGTATTGAAAAACAGGTAATGTTAAAAGTGTAGTTGCGCGGACATTATTTGCTACGGAAGTCGTTACTGTTGCCCGAAGATTAGTACCAAATTGTTCTGCGGTGGTTGTAAGAAACATGGCGATGTAACCTATAGAAAAACCTAGCCAGCCATAACATATATATAAGGTTGTGGCAGAATTGATTCCACCATATAACAACGCGACCATTCCTGCAAACGTCATGAACAACATGATCAATATTGCTTTTCGTCTGGATTGTAGCCACTGACTTAAAAAACCACTAAAAAAATCGCCGGTCACAATTCCTATGTAAGCATAAAGTACGCAAGTTCCCGCCTGAACATCTCCCGGAATGCCCAAAGCTTTTGCAAATTCATTTCCAAAAGTTGCATAAATTCCAATGACAAGATATGTTGGCAACGCAATGCCCATGCATCGCAGGTAACGAATTAATTTTTCTCTTTTTGTAAAAATCGTCCACCATTGCACTGCTTTTGCTTTACTTTCAATTGCTTTTTCAAAAAGAAAAGATTCAAGAACATTGAAACGGAGCACCAAAAGGATAAGTCCCATTCCGCCACCGATGAAATAAGCAGTTCGCCAATCCGTAAGTTTTACTGCAAAAAATGCGGCAATTGCTCCGGCAAGACCAACACTGGCAACAACAGAAGCTCCATAACCACGTAAATGTTTGGGAAGAATTTCAGCGATTAAAGTAATTCCTGCACCAAGTTCACCCGCAAGTCCGAGACCGGCAATGAAACGAAGTATTGAATAAACTTCAACATTATTGGTAAAACCGCAGACAATATTCGCCAGAGAATACATCAGAATCGAGCCGAAAAGTACAGAACGACGACCCATTTTATCTCCCCATATTCCCCAGAAAAAACCGCCGATCAACAAACCAGCCTGCTGCCAGTTATAAATTTTCGCTCCGATAGCAGAAATATCTGCTTCCGACAAACCCAGTTCCCGCAAACTTGGTACTCTCACAATGTTGAACAAAAGCAAATCATAAACATCAACAAAGTAACCCAGTGAAGCCACGATTACAGGTAATGAAAGTACAGTACGAAGTGCAGAAGTATTATTTGAAGCAGAAAGTAAAGCCATATTTATTGATCAAAAATCTTATCGTAAGTAAAAGGGGTTTTCATAATAGTAAAACAAATTCAACTAATCATCTACCGGTTTTCTTCGCATGGATTTTACATTTGACTTTCTTTGTTTTCCGGCCAGTCGTTCAAGTTTTGAAGCCAGTGTCGGGCGGGTTGCTTTTCTTTTCTTCTGAACAAAAAATGCCTGCTGGATAAGTTTATTGAATTTCTCAACAACCTTATCCTTATTTGCCAATTGGGAACGTTCCGTTTGGTGATAAATTACCAATACATTGTCATTCGTCAGTTTGGTACTCAGCTTTTCAATAAGTATCTGTTTTTCCTCATCTGTCAGCAATGCAGAATTTGGAATATCAAACCTAAGCTCCACTTTTGTTTCTACTTTATTTACATTTTGCCCACCGCTCCCACCGCTTCTGGCGGTTTGAAAAACGAGCTCAGTATGTAGTTTTTCAGGGTTTATCATCATTCAATTATAAAAATGTGTTAACACGTGTTAATGTGTATACCAATATTACCAGTTTTTACGCTTTCAAAACGATTATAGTTCTGGTTGATTTTCGGGATTCAAGCAGCTAATAAATCATAAATATCTGCAAATCAAATATTTAAATTTAATTTTGTCTGAATTTATTAATCAAATTTATTTTTCAATCAGCATAAAGGAACAGTTTTATAAGATTTCCCTACTTTAAACCTGATTAAACCTGTTTCAAATTTTCATGTCAAACAATTGATTTTAAACACGAAAACTATTAATCCATACGGCCATGAACACCATGCATAAATTTCGGATACTGGGCTTGTCGCTTTTACTTATCGCAGGTATTTCAACCGGGGAAAAGTTACAAGCCCAGCCCGGGGTTTCTATTTCATATCAAACTTTTTACAATGAACTGGCACCTTACGGACGCTGGATCAATACACCACAATATGGTTCGGTATGGACACCTTATGTCGATGCAGGATTTCAACCTTATGCAACAAACGGATATTGGCAGGTTACAGAGTATGGAAATACCTGGGTTTCCGACTATGACTGGGGCTGGGCTCCCTTTCATTACGGCCGCTGGTCATATGATGATTATAACGGCTGGTTCTGGATCCCTGGATATGAATGGGGACCTGCGTGGGTGAGCTGGCGATCAGGTGGTGGTTACTATGGCTGGGCACCGATGGGACCTGGGGTAAATATCAACGTATCGATTAATATTCCTTCTTTCTGGTGGGTTTTTGTTCCGCAGCAATATATTTCTAGCCGTAGCTGGCACAATTACTGGGTTCCCCGTGGCGGATATAATAATATCTATGGACGCACAACGATCATCAATAACTATTATCGCAGCAACAACCGTTCTTATGTATACGGTCCAAGACGTGATGAAATTGAACGTGTAACAAGACGTCCGGTAGAAATCCGTCAGATCGATCGTGACCGCAGAGGAATTGTGATGGGTGGCGACCGCGCGAACAGCAGAGGTTATGGTGGCAACGCTGGCAGCTATGACAGATCGCGTTCTTATGGTTCTGATAACAGAGGAAATAATGGCTATAATAATAACGGTAGAGGAGCGAGCGATTATAATTCCGGAAACAGAAACGGTAACAATGGCCAATTTGGTAACAGATCTTATTCAGGAAATGACAACCGTGTTCCCGACAACAGAAATATGCCGGACAATAGAAGCAACAACGGAAATAATCCTTACAATCAAAGTCAGCCAAACCGTTCCAACGAACGTTCAACACCAGACCGCGGTTATTCTGCGCCGCAAAGAAGCGCACAGGATTATGGAAGTCAAAGACCGCAAGATCCGTCAGTTGCTTATGGAAACCGTGGTGGTGAAGCGCAACGTCAATCGCCCGCACCAGACCAAAATCGTTCCCGTTCTTACGATCAGCCATCCAATTCAGGACGCTCAGATAATTATGGCGGACAAAATCAAGGTCAGCAAAGATCCTTTGATAATGGAGCGTCAATGAGATCTAATT
The nucleotide sequence above comes from Dyadobacter subterraneus. Encoded proteins:
- the arfB gene encoding alternative ribosome rescue aminoacyl-tRNA hydrolase ArfB, which translates into the protein MINPEKLHTELVFQTARSGGSGGQNVNKVETKVELRFDIPNSALLTDEEKQILIEKLSTKLTNDNVLVIYHQTERSQLANKDKVVEKFNKLIQQAFFVQKKRKATRPTLASKLERLAGKQRKSNVKSMRRKPVDD
- a CDS encoding Uma2 family endonuclease; protein product: MTLTVSSKLADFQDELRLDLAIDLDDDSFYDFCQRNPELRFERNPDGTIIIMPLTGGKTGIRNSELSFELVLWNRKHKLGQVFDSSTGFKFQNGATRSPDMAWISNNRWNTLSPQEQDKFPPISPDFVVALMSATDKLKTVQDKMHEYINNGVLLGWLINPKTQEVFIYREDGTVDRIHNFNNLLSGENILPHFEFDLTLLL
- a CDS encoding DUF6600 domain-containing protein, which produces MNTMHKFRILGLSLLLIAGISTGEKLQAQPGVSISYQTFYNELAPYGRWINTPQYGSVWTPYVDAGFQPYATNGYWQVTEYGNTWVSDYDWGWAPFHYGRWSYDDYNGWFWIPGYEWGPAWVSWRSGGGYYGWAPMGPGVNINVSINIPSFWWVFVPQQYISSRSWHNYWVPRGGYNNIYGRTTIINNYYRSNNRSYVYGPRRDEIERVTRRPVEIRQIDRDRRGIVMGGDRANSRGYGGNAGSYDRSRSYGSDNRGNNGYNNNGRGASDYNSGNRNGNNGQFGNRSYSGNDNRVPDNRNMPDNRSNNGNNPYNQSQPNRSNERSTPDRGYSAPQRSAQDYGSQRPQDPSVAYGNRGGEAQRQSPAPDQNRSRSYDQPSNSGRSDNYGGQNQGQQRSFDNGASMRSNSSERSGGGESRGGGRSNESHGGGGSERGSRSPR
- a CDS encoding MFS transporter encodes the protein MALLSASNNTSALRTVLSLPVIVASLGYFVDVYDLLLFNIVRVPSLRELGLSEADISAIGAKIYNWQQAGLLIGGFFWGIWGDKMGRRSVLFGSILMYSLANIVCGFTNNVEVYSILRFIAGLGLAGELGAGITLIAEILPKHLRGYGASVVASVGLAGAIAAFFAVKLTDWRTAYFIGGGMGLILLVLRFNVLESFLFEKAIESKAKAVQWWTIFTKREKLIRYLRCMGIALPTYLVIGIYATFGNEFAKALGIPGDVQAGTCVLYAYIGIVTGDFFSGFLSQWLQSRRKAILIMLFMTFAGMVALLYGGINSATTLYICYGWLGFSIGYIAMFLTTTAEQFGTNLRATVTTSVANNVRATTLLTLPVFQYLKPDWGVLQAGASVGIVCFVLALLSLWKMEETYGKDLDYVEQ
- a CDS encoding FAD-binding and (Fe-S)-binding domain-containing protein, with translation MAPQSSVENSDLQLLASQLTGDLYDDNTMRTLYATDASAYREMPLAVAIPKTLDDIKKLIAYATSNKISLVPRTAGTSLAGQVVGSGIIVDTSKHFTKILEINAEERYVRVEPGVVRDELNMALKPYGLYFGPETSTANRAMIGGMVGNNSCGSNSVVYGSTREHLLEVKAILADGSEVTFGTESTVDFKNKLSITNGQLSLADKIYSKTFEILSNPANQVEIRKEFPKRSVERRNTGYALDMLLETEPFTHFPENGENAVPFNMCKLIAGSEGTLCFLTEIKLNIIPLPPTTQGLLCAHFKTIDEALRATILALKYKPQAVELIDNYVLECAATNKEQKANAFFVQNTEAGEYPAILVVDLSRETKEEVEALAEALRADFIEAGMGYHYPLLFGDDTKKIWTLRKAGLGLLSNLPGDEKAVAVIEDTAVDVYDQPQYIIEFNDILKKHGMSAVHYAHAGSGELHLRPIINLKTKEGHQQFRTIAEEIATLVKKFQGSLSGEHGDGRLRGEFIPQMVGQHNYELFKEIKRTWDPHNILNPGKIVDTPPMDSFLRYEADHFVPEFKTYFRFKDQTVLQHAEQCNGSGDCRKTEMSGGTMCPSFMATRNEKDTTRARANILREMLTNSPKENRFDNKEIKEVYDLCLACKGCKGECPSNVDVAKLKMEFLQHYHDEHGVPMRSWLVGNFSKLNGLASYVPWAYNLIYKNAPLRKIANSIVGFHPERTMPLLKNTTLRAWYDKRAKSKKPASSSARQVYLFCDEFTNFNDVEIGIKAIMVLEKLGYEVIIPNHGTSGRPQLSKGLLKDAKKIAEENIRLLKDIISHDAPLIGIEPSAILTFRDEYPDLVREDMVEDAKKLALNALQFDEFVSREIELKRISKDSFSKEKRVIKLHGHCQQKAISSMIPTKRMLSLPENYTVQLIPSGCCGMAGSFGYEKEHYDISMQIGELVLFPTVRKQADDVIIAAPGTSCRHQIHDGTGRKAMHPAEILFEALV